The following coding sequences lie in one Apium graveolens cultivar Ventura chromosome 1, ASM990537v1, whole genome shotgun sequence genomic window:
- the LOC141672353 gene encoding uncharacterized protein LOC141672353 isoform X4: protein MEEASNKKMKLSLDWDKLLDGNDEDDGDPPALVVTKTGADDRSENDSGESSRLMFEMMTDSELAQSIEKKRKTLASTAQNLRDKGQKLKDMIRSLEKEKERREKCPFFRKDTRSVEMEEDSHKRNWRTVKDNSGSDMPAHSQSSGIKGKSTGFKQVSHPSSRPQSQFGSIFCHKVEEDQANRAPGGAFQNQLKTLGRCDRRKATLDDQVSPKETKLNSQVLPKETRQNGQGSPKERWSRLKLRTAFQSPGFFSADVKNNCTSNGAVHTSSSSLDLKKNPSGDSSRRNSSKVYPSNNSRPTTQVPTIVLLDEECQNVDKTDEEEKVDESMKGSKIYYPSRDHPNSVEICYTDMECLAPETYLTSTIMNFYIRYLQQPTFTIENDRCSYHIFTTYFYEKLKAAVQNMNNDMEKKYAKFRRWWKGVNIFEKAYIFLPINENHHWSLVIICIPDKEDECGPILLHLDSLGFHISSSIFENIKRFLEKEWAYLNDKETSSNYPIEDRIWKILPQRIEEKVIMVPQQKNDYDCGLFVLFFIQRFIEDAPERLKKKDLARTLRMRLSCDCELDFRCEVCLGTIFT from the exons ATGGAGGAGGCGAGTAACAAGAAGATGAAGCTATCACTAGACTGGGACAAGCTGTTAGACGGCAACGACGAAGACGACGGCGATCCTCCGGCGCTGGTGGTGACGAAAACCGGTGCCGATGATCGGTCGGAAAATGATTCCGGCGAGAGCAGTCGATTAATGTTTGAGATGATGACTGACAGTGAGCTTGCGCAATCGATTGAGAAGAAGAGGAAAACGTTAGCGTCAACGGCGCAGAACTTGCGTGATAAAGGACAGAAGCTGAAGGATATGATTAGGAGTCTCGAAAAGGAGAAGGAGCGTCGCGAGAAGTGCCCCTTTTTTCGGAAGGATACGAGGAGTGTCGAAATGGAGGAGGATAGCCATAAGAGGAATTGGAGGACTGTTAAG GATAATAGCGGAAGTGATATGCCAGCACATTCTCAAAGCTCCGGTATAAAAG GTAAATCAACTGGCTTCAAGCAAGTTTCTCATCCATCATCTCGACCCCAATCACAGTTCGGGTCAATTTTTTGTCACAAGGTTGAAGAAGAT CAAGCTAATAGGGCACCTGGTGGTGCATTTCAAAACCAACTAAAGACTTTAGGTCGCTGTGATCGACGGAAAGCAACACTGGATGATCAAGTATCACCGAAGGAAACAAAATTGAATAGTCAAGTTTTACCAAAGGAAACAAGACAGAATGGTCAAGGTTCTCCAAAGGAAAGGTGGAGCAGATTAAAATTAAGAACAGCTTTCCAAAGCCCTGGATTTTTTTCTGCTGATGTTAAAAACAACTGTACCTCTAATGGGGCTGTACATACTTCTTCCAGTTCTTTGGATTTGAAGAAAAATCCATCTGGTGATTCCTCAAG GAGAAATTCTTCAAAGGTTTACCCTTCAAATAATTCCAGGCCAACAACT CAGGTACCGACAATTGTTCTACTGGATGAGGAATGTCAGAATGTAGATAAAACAGATGAAGAAGAAAAAGTGGATGAAAG CATGAAAGGATCCAAAATTTACTATCCATCAAG GGATCATCCAAATTCAGTTGAGATTTGTTATACAGACATGGAGTGTCTTGCTCCTGAAACCTATTTGACATCAACCATAATGAACTTCTACATCAG ATATCTGCAACAACCAACATTTACGATTGAAAATGACAGATGCAGCTATCATATTTTCACCACATATTTCTATGAAAAGCTGAAAGCAGCTGTGCAAAACATG AATAATGACATGGAAAAAAAGTATGCAAAATTCCGAAGGTGGTGGAAAGGCGTGAATATTTTTGAGAAAGCATACATATTCCTGCCAATAAATGAGAA TCACCACTGGAGCTTGGTAATCATATGTATCCCAGACAAGGAAGATGAATGTGGACCAATTTTACTTCATTTGGATTCACTCGGGTTTCACATTAGTAGttcaatttttgaaaatattaaaag ATTTCTGGAGAAAGAGTGGGCCTACTTGAACGATAAAGAAACATCTTCTAATTATCCTATAGAAGATAGAATCTGGAAGATTCTCCCTCAAAGAATTGAGGAAAAAGTTATTATG GTTCCGCAGCAAAAAAATGATTATGATTGTGGTCTCTTTGTTCTGTTCTTTATCCAACGTTTCATTGAAGATGCTCCTGAAAGGCTAAAAAAGAAGGATTTAGCAAGG ACATTGAGAATGCGGCTCAGTTGTGATTGCGAATTAGACTTTAGATGTGAAGTATGTTTGGGAACTATCTTTACATGA
- the LOC141672353 gene encoding uncharacterized protein LOC141672353 isoform X2 produces the protein MEEASNKKMKLSLDWDKLLDGNDEDDGDPPALVVTKTGADDRSENDSGESSRLMFEMMTDSELAQSIEKKRKTLASTAQNLRDKGQKLKDMIRSLEKEKERREKCPFFRKDTRSVEMEEDSHKRNWRTVKDNSGSDMPAHSQSSGIKGKSTGFKQVSHPSSRPQSQFGSIFCHKVEEDQANRAPGGAFQNQLKTLGRCDRRKATLDDQVSPKETKLNSQVLPKETRQNGQGSPKERWSRLKLRTAFQSPGFFSADVKNNCTSNGAVHTSSSSLDLKKNPSGDSSRRNSSKVYPSNNSRPTTVPTIVLLDEECQNVDKTDEEEKVDESMKGSKIYYPSRDHPNSVEICYTDMECLAPETYLTSTIMNFYIRYLQQPTFTIENDRCSYHIFTTYFYEKLKAAVQNMNNDMEKKYAKFRRWWKGVNIFEKAYIFLPINENHHWSLVIICIPDKEDECGPILLHLDSLGFHISSSIFENIKRFLEKEWAYLNDKETSSNYPIEDRIWKILPQRIEEKVIMVPQQKNDYDCGLFVLFFIQRFIEDAPERLKKKDLARFGKQWFSPKEASDLRLKIRVLLKKKFMDSRVIEV, from the exons ATGGAGGAGGCGAGTAACAAGAAGATGAAGCTATCACTAGACTGGGACAAGCTGTTAGACGGCAACGACGAAGACGACGGCGATCCTCCGGCGCTGGTGGTGACGAAAACCGGTGCCGATGATCGGTCGGAAAATGATTCCGGCGAGAGCAGTCGATTAATGTTTGAGATGATGACTGACAGTGAGCTTGCGCAATCGATTGAGAAGAAGAGGAAAACGTTAGCGTCAACGGCGCAGAACTTGCGTGATAAAGGACAGAAGCTGAAGGATATGATTAGGAGTCTCGAAAAGGAGAAGGAGCGTCGCGAGAAGTGCCCCTTTTTTCGGAAGGATACGAGGAGTGTCGAAATGGAGGAGGATAGCCATAAGAGGAATTGGAGGACTGTTAAG GATAATAGCGGAAGTGATATGCCAGCACATTCTCAAAGCTCCGGTATAAAAG GTAAATCAACTGGCTTCAAGCAAGTTTCTCATCCATCATCTCGACCCCAATCACAGTTCGGGTCAATTTTTTGTCACAAGGTTGAAGAAGAT CAAGCTAATAGGGCACCTGGTGGTGCATTTCAAAACCAACTAAAGACTTTAGGTCGCTGTGATCGACGGAAAGCAACACTGGATGATCAAGTATCACCGAAGGAAACAAAATTGAATAGTCAAGTTTTACCAAAGGAAACAAGACAGAATGGTCAAGGTTCTCCAAAGGAAAGGTGGAGCAGATTAAAATTAAGAACAGCTTTCCAAAGCCCTGGATTTTTTTCTGCTGATGTTAAAAACAACTGTACCTCTAATGGGGCTGTACATACTTCTTCCAGTTCTTTGGATTTGAAGAAAAATCCATCTGGTGATTCCTCAAG GAGAAATTCTTCAAAGGTTTACCCTTCAAATAATTCCAGGCCAACAACT GTACCGACAATTGTTCTACTGGATGAGGAATGTCAGAATGTAGATAAAACAGATGAAGAAGAAAAAGTGGATGAAAG CATGAAAGGATCCAAAATTTACTATCCATCAAG GGATCATCCAAATTCAGTTGAGATTTGTTATACAGACATGGAGTGTCTTGCTCCTGAAACCTATTTGACATCAACCATAATGAACTTCTACATCAG ATATCTGCAACAACCAACATTTACGATTGAAAATGACAGATGCAGCTATCATATTTTCACCACATATTTCTATGAAAAGCTGAAAGCAGCTGTGCAAAACATG AATAATGACATGGAAAAAAAGTATGCAAAATTCCGAAGGTGGTGGAAAGGCGTGAATATTTTTGAGAAAGCATACATATTCCTGCCAATAAATGAGAA TCACCACTGGAGCTTGGTAATCATATGTATCCCAGACAAGGAAGATGAATGTGGACCAATTTTACTTCATTTGGATTCACTCGGGTTTCACATTAGTAGttcaatttttgaaaatattaaaag ATTTCTGGAGAAAGAGTGGGCCTACTTGAACGATAAAGAAACATCTTCTAATTATCCTATAGAAGATAGAATCTGGAAGATTCTCCCTCAAAGAATTGAGGAAAAAGTTATTATG GTTCCGCAGCAAAAAAATGATTATGATTGTGGTCTCTTTGTTCTGTTCTTTATCCAACGTTTCATTGAAGATGCTCCTGAAAGGCTAAAAAAGAAGGATTTAGCAAGG TTTGGCAAGCAGTGGTTTAGTCCTAAAGAAGCATCTGACCTGAGACTCAAAATTCGGGTTTTACTCAAAAAAAAGTTTATGGACAGCAGGGTGATAGAAGTATAG
- the LOC141672353 gene encoding uncharacterized protein LOC141672353 isoform X3, with the protein MEEASNKKMKLSLDWDKLLDGNDEDDGDPPALVVTKTGADDRSENDSGESSRLMFEMMTDSELAQSIEKKRKTLASTAQNLRDKGQKLKDMIRSLEKEKERREKCPFFRKDTRSVEMEEDSHKRNWRTVKDNSGSDMPAHSQSSGIKGKSTGFKQVSHPSSRPQSQFGSIFCHKQANRAPGGAFQNQLKTLGRCDRRKATLDDQVSPKETKLNSQVLPKETRQNGQGSPKERWSRLKLRTAFQSPGFFSADVKNNCTSNGAVHTSSSSLDLKKNPSGDSSRRNSSKVYPSNNSRPTTQVPTIVLLDEECQNVDKTDEEEKVDESMKGSKIYYPSRDHPNSVEICYTDMECLAPETYLTSTIMNFYIRYLQQPTFTIENDRCSYHIFTTYFYEKLKAAVQNMNNDMEKKYAKFRRWWKGVNIFEKAYIFLPINENHHWSLVIICIPDKEDECGPILLHLDSLGFHISSSIFENIKRFLEKEWAYLNDKETSSNYPIEDRIWKILPQRIEEKVIMVPQQKNDYDCGLFVLFFIQRFIEDAPERLKKKDLARFGKQWFSPKEASDLRLKIRVLLKKKFMDSRVIEV; encoded by the exons ATGGAGGAGGCGAGTAACAAGAAGATGAAGCTATCACTAGACTGGGACAAGCTGTTAGACGGCAACGACGAAGACGACGGCGATCCTCCGGCGCTGGTGGTGACGAAAACCGGTGCCGATGATCGGTCGGAAAATGATTCCGGCGAGAGCAGTCGATTAATGTTTGAGATGATGACTGACAGTGAGCTTGCGCAATCGATTGAGAAGAAGAGGAAAACGTTAGCGTCAACGGCGCAGAACTTGCGTGATAAAGGACAGAAGCTGAAGGATATGATTAGGAGTCTCGAAAAGGAGAAGGAGCGTCGCGAGAAGTGCCCCTTTTTTCGGAAGGATACGAGGAGTGTCGAAATGGAGGAGGATAGCCATAAGAGGAATTGGAGGACTGTTAAG GATAATAGCGGAAGTGATATGCCAGCACATTCTCAAAGCTCCGGTATAAAAG GTAAATCAACTGGCTTCAAGCAAGTTTCTCATCCATCATCTCGACCCCAATCACAGTTCGGGTCAATTTTTTGTCACAAG CAAGCTAATAGGGCACCTGGTGGTGCATTTCAAAACCAACTAAAGACTTTAGGTCGCTGTGATCGACGGAAAGCAACACTGGATGATCAAGTATCACCGAAGGAAACAAAATTGAATAGTCAAGTTTTACCAAAGGAAACAAGACAGAATGGTCAAGGTTCTCCAAAGGAAAGGTGGAGCAGATTAAAATTAAGAACAGCTTTCCAAAGCCCTGGATTTTTTTCTGCTGATGTTAAAAACAACTGTACCTCTAATGGGGCTGTACATACTTCTTCCAGTTCTTTGGATTTGAAGAAAAATCCATCTGGTGATTCCTCAAG GAGAAATTCTTCAAAGGTTTACCCTTCAAATAATTCCAGGCCAACAACT CAGGTACCGACAATTGTTCTACTGGATGAGGAATGTCAGAATGTAGATAAAACAGATGAAGAAGAAAAAGTGGATGAAAG CATGAAAGGATCCAAAATTTACTATCCATCAAG GGATCATCCAAATTCAGTTGAGATTTGTTATACAGACATGGAGTGTCTTGCTCCTGAAACCTATTTGACATCAACCATAATGAACTTCTACATCAG ATATCTGCAACAACCAACATTTACGATTGAAAATGACAGATGCAGCTATCATATTTTCACCACATATTTCTATGAAAAGCTGAAAGCAGCTGTGCAAAACATG AATAATGACATGGAAAAAAAGTATGCAAAATTCCGAAGGTGGTGGAAAGGCGTGAATATTTTTGAGAAAGCATACATATTCCTGCCAATAAATGAGAA TCACCACTGGAGCTTGGTAATCATATGTATCCCAGACAAGGAAGATGAATGTGGACCAATTTTACTTCATTTGGATTCACTCGGGTTTCACATTAGTAGttcaatttttgaaaatattaaaag ATTTCTGGAGAAAGAGTGGGCCTACTTGAACGATAAAGAAACATCTTCTAATTATCCTATAGAAGATAGAATCTGGAAGATTCTCCCTCAAAGAATTGAGGAAAAAGTTATTATG GTTCCGCAGCAAAAAAATGATTATGATTGTGGTCTCTTTGTTCTGTTCTTTATCCAACGTTTCATTGAAGATGCTCCTGAAAGGCTAAAAAAGAAGGATTTAGCAAGG TTTGGCAAGCAGTGGTTTAGTCCTAAAGAAGCATCTGACCTGAGACTCAAAATTCGGGTTTTACTCAAAAAAAAGTTTATGGACAGCAGGGTGATAGAAGTATAG
- the LOC141672353 gene encoding uncharacterized protein LOC141672353 isoform X1, translating into MEEASNKKMKLSLDWDKLLDGNDEDDGDPPALVVTKTGADDRSENDSGESSRLMFEMMTDSELAQSIEKKRKTLASTAQNLRDKGQKLKDMIRSLEKEKERREKCPFFRKDTRSVEMEEDSHKRNWRTVKDNSGSDMPAHSQSSGIKGKSTGFKQVSHPSSRPQSQFGSIFCHKVEEDQANRAPGGAFQNQLKTLGRCDRRKATLDDQVSPKETKLNSQVLPKETRQNGQGSPKERWSRLKLRTAFQSPGFFSADVKNNCTSNGAVHTSSSSLDLKKNPSGDSSRRNSSKVYPSNNSRPTTQVPTIVLLDEECQNVDKTDEEEKVDESMKGSKIYYPSRDHPNSVEICYTDMECLAPETYLTSTIMNFYIRYLQQPTFTIENDRCSYHIFTTYFYEKLKAAVQNMNNDMEKKYAKFRRWWKGVNIFEKAYIFLPINENHHWSLVIICIPDKEDECGPILLHLDSLGFHISSSIFENIKRFLEKEWAYLNDKETSSNYPIEDRIWKILPQRIEEKVIMVPQQKNDYDCGLFVLFFIQRFIEDAPERLKKKDLARFGKQWFSPKEASDLRLKIRVLLKKKFMDSRVIEV; encoded by the exons ATGGAGGAGGCGAGTAACAAGAAGATGAAGCTATCACTAGACTGGGACAAGCTGTTAGACGGCAACGACGAAGACGACGGCGATCCTCCGGCGCTGGTGGTGACGAAAACCGGTGCCGATGATCGGTCGGAAAATGATTCCGGCGAGAGCAGTCGATTAATGTTTGAGATGATGACTGACAGTGAGCTTGCGCAATCGATTGAGAAGAAGAGGAAAACGTTAGCGTCAACGGCGCAGAACTTGCGTGATAAAGGACAGAAGCTGAAGGATATGATTAGGAGTCTCGAAAAGGAGAAGGAGCGTCGCGAGAAGTGCCCCTTTTTTCGGAAGGATACGAGGAGTGTCGAAATGGAGGAGGATAGCCATAAGAGGAATTGGAGGACTGTTAAG GATAATAGCGGAAGTGATATGCCAGCACATTCTCAAAGCTCCGGTATAAAAG GTAAATCAACTGGCTTCAAGCAAGTTTCTCATCCATCATCTCGACCCCAATCACAGTTCGGGTCAATTTTTTGTCACAAGGTTGAAGAAGAT CAAGCTAATAGGGCACCTGGTGGTGCATTTCAAAACCAACTAAAGACTTTAGGTCGCTGTGATCGACGGAAAGCAACACTGGATGATCAAGTATCACCGAAGGAAACAAAATTGAATAGTCAAGTTTTACCAAAGGAAACAAGACAGAATGGTCAAGGTTCTCCAAAGGAAAGGTGGAGCAGATTAAAATTAAGAACAGCTTTCCAAAGCCCTGGATTTTTTTCTGCTGATGTTAAAAACAACTGTACCTCTAATGGGGCTGTACATACTTCTTCCAGTTCTTTGGATTTGAAGAAAAATCCATCTGGTGATTCCTCAAG GAGAAATTCTTCAAAGGTTTACCCTTCAAATAATTCCAGGCCAACAACT CAGGTACCGACAATTGTTCTACTGGATGAGGAATGTCAGAATGTAGATAAAACAGATGAAGAAGAAAAAGTGGATGAAAG CATGAAAGGATCCAAAATTTACTATCCATCAAG GGATCATCCAAATTCAGTTGAGATTTGTTATACAGACATGGAGTGTCTTGCTCCTGAAACCTATTTGACATCAACCATAATGAACTTCTACATCAG ATATCTGCAACAACCAACATTTACGATTGAAAATGACAGATGCAGCTATCATATTTTCACCACATATTTCTATGAAAAGCTGAAAGCAGCTGTGCAAAACATG AATAATGACATGGAAAAAAAGTATGCAAAATTCCGAAGGTGGTGGAAAGGCGTGAATATTTTTGAGAAAGCATACATATTCCTGCCAATAAATGAGAA TCACCACTGGAGCTTGGTAATCATATGTATCCCAGACAAGGAAGATGAATGTGGACCAATTTTACTTCATTTGGATTCACTCGGGTTTCACATTAGTAGttcaatttttgaaaatattaaaag ATTTCTGGAGAAAGAGTGGGCCTACTTGAACGATAAAGAAACATCTTCTAATTATCCTATAGAAGATAGAATCTGGAAGATTCTCCCTCAAAGAATTGAGGAAAAAGTTATTATG GTTCCGCAGCAAAAAAATGATTATGATTGTGGTCTCTTTGTTCTGTTCTTTATCCAACGTTTCATTGAAGATGCTCCTGAAAGGCTAAAAAAGAAGGATTTAGCAAGG TTTGGCAAGCAGTGGTTTAGTCCTAAAGAAGCATCTGACCTGAGACTCAAAATTCGGGTTTTACTCAAAAAAAAGTTTATGGACAGCAGGGTGATAGAAGTATAG